TTTACGAAGTCGGGCGCCGGCAGATGCACGGAAAATTCACGCCGGTCTCGCAGATGCTCAAGCCGGTCTTCGACAATCTCGATCAGCTGTTCAGCCAGCGCGGCGATCGCACCGGGATAACTTCCGGTTTCCGCGACATCGACGATCACACGGCTGGGTTTCAGCCAGGGAACTTGATCATTCTCGCGGCGCGTCCCGGCATGGGAAAGACGTCGCTCGCCCTCACGATGGCGGCCGAGGCCGCGCGCATCGATCAGAAGCCTGTCGCGTTCTTCTCGCTCGAGATGACCAACGAAGAGCTCGTCCAGCGCTTGCTGGCATCAGCCGCGCGGCTCGATTCGCAGAAACTCAAACGCGGAAACATCCACGATAATGAGTGGACGATGCTCAGCGAAGCGATGAGTCAGCTTTCGAGCATGCCGATCTATCTGGACGATTCGGCTTCAGTATCCGTGACGGAGATTCGCAGCCGCGCGCGTCGCCTCAAAGCCTCATCGAATGGGCTCGGGATTATTTTCATTGACTATTTGCAGCTGGTGCGTCCAGGTCAATTGAGTAAAGGCGCCAACCGCAACGACGAGATCTCGGAAATTTGCCGCACACTCAAAGCGACCGCTAAAGATCTAGAGGTGCCGATCGTTGCTCTTGCGCAGCTCAACCGCGCGGTTGAAGCCCGTCAAGATAAACGCCCGATGCTTTCGGACCTTCGTGATTCGGGCGCTATCGAACAGGAAGCGGATATCGTCGCATTCATCTATCGCGATGAATACTACAATAAGGAAACCGCCGACCCGGGCGTCACGGAACTAATTCTCGCCAAGCATCGCAACGGACGAACCGGAACGGTGAAGATGATGTTCCAGCCGGAGTTTACGAAGTTCGTCGCGTACGCCGACACCGGACGATACGCAACGCCCTGACGTACTGAGTAGGTGACTGCGGCACGAGCGCAAAAAGCCCGTGCAACACTACTCTGCGGAAAAGGTTCTCACATGTTGAGACTTTCAGCCATTGTTGGCAGCGCACTTCTTGCAGTGCTTACCTTAAATGTCGCGACGATTGCGCAAGAGGCGCCGGGTGGAACCGTCACCGGCGATACGATCGTCCTTGGGCAAACCGCTGCGCAATCGGGGCCACAGGCTCCAATCGGCGCCTCACGCTGGGGACTGGAAGCGTTCATCGCATCCGTCAACGACCGCGGTGGCGTTCACGGAAAGAAGCTGCGCTTGATATCGTACGACGACAGCTATCAGCCTTCGCAAACGACAGCGCTCGATAAGAAGCTGGTGTACGAAGATCACGTCTTCGCAATCGTCGGTCCGATTGGAAGTCCGACGACCGCGGCGGTGTACAAGATGTTGGATGACGCGCAGGTTCCGCTGATCTCGATGGGCAGCGGGAGTCCGATTTTTTACGCGAGTGGACTGAAATACGTCTTTCCTTCGTGGCCGATCTACACGACCGACGGAAAAACTATGGGCGCTTTCGTGAAGAAGCAGTTCCCGGGACAAGCGACGGCCGTGATCTACCAAGATGACGCGTTCGGAAAGCCGATCCTCGAAGGCATTCAGAGCGAGCTCGGCAAGGTCGACATGACGATTCCTTACGTACCGTCGCAAGTCGATTTCAGCAGCGACGTGATCAAGCTGAAAGCAGCCGGCATCAAAGTCGTCATGCTCGCCACGATTGCGGCAGCCGGAGCTCAAGTGCTCAATCAAATGGCGAGCCTGGACTATCATCCGGCTCGAATTTTGACGGCGTCGGCCTGCGGTTACACCGGCATCTTCAAAACGATTGCAAGTCTCGAAGGATCGTATTGCACGGCGTTCCTTCCCGCACCGGGAAGCAGCGATCCCCGCTGGAACGCGTTCGCAAGCGCGATGGCTAAATACGAACCCGGACACGCGCCGGATATTTATGCAGCGTGGGGCTGGCTCGCGGGACAAACGGTGTATGGCGGTCTGGATCGCATCAAGGGGCCGATCACACGCGACGCGCTCGTTAGCGCACTGAACACGTTACACGGTTACGATACGATCGGCGGTAAGCTCAACTATACTGCCGAGCAGCATGAGGGTCTGTGCTGTCAAGTCGTGTGGCAAGCGAAGGGCGATCATTGGGAAACCGCCGCCGGCAGCATGTTCAACGGCTCGACCATGAAGTAGCATGATCCAATACGTCCTCCAGCTCGCGCTGGCTGGACTCGCGCAAGGGAGTCTCTACGCGCTGGCTGCCTTGGGTTTGGTTGTCATCTACAACGCCAGCACCGTCGTCAATTTTGCACAAGGCGCCATGGGAATGGCAGCGACGTACGTTGCGTACTTGTTGCTCACGAACGCTCAGGTTCCGTTCCCCGTTGCCTTGCTCGGCGCGATCCTGACCGCATTTCTCATCGGCGTCGTGGTTCAAACCGTTCTGCTCGGCCGAATCGCCGACGCGCCGATCCTCACGCAAGTGGTCTTGACTCTCGGGCTCTTCATGTTCATCGAAGGAATGCTCGGAATATTCTTCGGTTACAATCCGCGGCCGATGGCGATTCCGCTCGGCATCGGGCCGGTGCTCATCGGCGGACTCGTCCTACGGCCACAAGACGTCGTCGAGCTTGCACTCTTAATCGTGCTCAGCATCGGCTTAGCTACGTTATTCCGCACGACGAAGATTGGTCTGGGCATGCGGGCGATCACCGAAAACATGTACGCTGCGCGTTTGATGGGGATCCCGATCGGGCGCGTGCTCTCGCTTGCATGGGGCATCGGCGTGATGCTGGGCGGCGTTGCAGCCGTGCTGGCCGCACCGACGACATCCGTGACGCCGAACATGATGGACACGATCGTCGTGTATGCATTTGTCGCAGCAATCCTCGGCGGCTTCGGATCACTGCTCGGCGCGGTTATCGGTGGTCTCGTCCTCGGCGTCATCGTCAATCTTATCGACGCGTTTCTTGCGCCCGAGCTCGCGATGTCAATCGTCTTCGGATTGCTGCTCGTCATTCTTTACGTCAAGCCCGACGGTTTGTTCGGGCGGCGAACGGTCGAAAAGGTTTGAGCATCCGGCGCGACGTCGTTGCAATCGTCTTCGTTGCAGTCTGTGCGCTCCTGCCGCTAGCGCTTCAGGCGATAGGACAACGCCAAGTCTACTGGCTGTTCGTCGTCTCCGAATTATTTATATTCGCAGTCGTAGCGATCAGCTTGGATCTGTTGATGGGACGAAGCGGACAGATCTCTCTGGGACACAGCGGATTCTTCGCCGTCGGCGCATATACGGCCGCGATATTGAACGAACACTATCGAGTTGACGTCGTGCTCAGCTTGCTGGCGGGCGGATTGCTTTCAGCGCTCGCGAGCTTGATCGTGGGACTCCCGGCGACGCGTCTGCGCGGACACTATCTCGGCATCGTGACCCTGGGCTACGGCATCGCGGTCGACCAGATTGCGCTGAAATGGGACGCGCTCACAGGCGGCGACCAAGGGATTCATCTGCACCAACCGACGTTCTTTGGCTTAAAGATCGGATCGCCGGTCGCAATGTACTATATCTCGCTTGCCGTGCTGGTCGTCGTCATCGTTCTTACGTGGAATCTGCTTCGTACGCGGATCGGACGTTCGTTCGCGGCGATTCGTGATAGCGAGGTCGCAGCCGCAGCCATGGGCGTGCCGATCGCGCGGACCAAAGTTCTGGCGTTCGTCTGCAGCGCATTCTTGGCCGGAGTTGCGGGGGCGCTGTACGCATTTCTCGCTGGTTTCGTCGCGCCTGAAGACTTCGGCATCGATCAAACGCTCTTGTTCTTCGCGATGGTCGTGATCGGCGGGATGGGATCGATTGCGGGCGCAATCGGTGGGACCGTTTTGGTCGACGGGCTGCGCGTCGCAGCGTCCACCGTGAGCGGCTTGTCGCTCGCAATCCTGGGCGGCGTCATCGTTTTGGTCGTGTTGTTTGCGCCGAGCGGCCTCAAGGGGCTGTTGCGCGTAAAGCCGAGGTCCCGATAATGCTGACGGTACGCGGCGTGACCGTCCGTTTCGGCGGCCTTACGGCGGTCAATCAGTTCGACATCGACGTCCCCGGCTCGGGCGTGTTTGCGCTCGTTGGTCCGAACGGTGCAGGAAAGACGACGTTGATCAACGCGCTGAGCCGCGTGTGTCCCGTCTCGGAGGGCAGCATCGAGCTAAATGGACGCGACATTCTCGCCTTACGCTCGCACGAAGTCGTCGGCGCCGGAATCGCACGCAGCTTTCAACGCGCCGAAGTCTTTCCGACTCTCAGCGTCATGGAAAATCTGCTCGTCGGATTGCACGTTGACATGACGACCGGCATCGAGGGAGCGCTCTACCTACCCGCAACGCGTGCACAAGAACGTGATGCGCAGGCGCGAGCGGAAGAGCTGTTGCGCCGTCTCGATCTTTGGGGCGATCGGGATCAGTCGCCCGCCGATCTGCCGTACGGTCATCAAAAGCTGCTCGACGTCGCGCGCGCAATTATCTCCGACCCGAAGGTGTTGTTGCTCGACGAGCCTTTCGCGGGGTTAACCGACGCGGAAACTCCGCAACTGATCAAGTGTATCGTCGATGCCGGCGCGCGTTGCGCAGTTCTGATGATCGAGCACCATTTCGAACTTCTGGAAAGCATCGCCGAGCGCATTACTGTGATGGATTTCGGACGAAAAGTTACCGAGGGACCACCCGCGCAGGTTCGTATCGATCCCGAAACCGTGCGCTGTTATCTGGGTACGAGCCGATGCTGAAGCTCGAGAACGTCCACGCATATTACGGACACGTTCACGTCCTGCACGGCATCAGTCTCGAAGTCCCGGACGGAAGCGTCGTGGCGCTGTTGGGTGCGAACGGTGCCGGAAAATCAACGACGCTGAAAGTGATCTCCGGACTGATTCGTGACGTGCGCGGCTCGATTTCGTTCGACGGGGAGAACATCACGAGGCTTGCTCCCTCGGCAATCGTGCGTCGCGGAGTTGTTCACTGCCCGGAAGGGCGCCAAGTATTTCCGGGCTTGACCGTTCGCGAGAACCTTAGCCTCGGGACGTATGCGCGCGGAAGCATTTCCCAGCTCGATCGCATCCTCGAGATTTTCCCAGCATTGCGCGATCGTCTGCAACAGCTTGCGGGCACGCTCTCGGGCGGCGAGCAACAAATGCTCGCGATGGGACGGGCGCTGATGGGAGAGCCGCGTCTCCTCATGCTTGACGAACCAAGCCTCGGGCTCGCGCCGTTGATCGTCGAGCACATCTTCGAGATCATTGCCGGCTTTCGGGCGCAGAATATTTCGGTGCTGCTGGTCGAGCAGAATGCGAATCTTGCGCTCGAGTTTGCGGACTGGGCCTATGCACTATCGCACGGTGTTATTCGGTTCTCCCACGCCGCGAGCGACGTGCGCGGCTCCGATTTGGTAGAACGTGCGTATTTAGGATGAAAAGATTTGACCGCGGGAGACACAACTTGATACCATCATTATACGGTTTAATATTCCGTATAGTGAGACAATTTAGGCGGGAGGTTCGGTTCGATGATTCGCAATTCGTGGTATGTCGCCGGTTTGTCGCGTGGCTTCAAATACGAGCTTCAAAAGAAGATCATAACGGCGCTGCCGATTGTGATGTGGCGAACGCAAGAGGGCAAAGTCGTCGCGTTCGACGGACGCTGCTGCCACAAGCGCTTCCCGCTGTGGGACGGCAAGCTGCTGGACAACGGCATCTTGCGTTGTGCATATCACGGATTGTGCTATGACGGCGAGGGTAAGTGCGTCGACATTCCAATGCAACGCGACTTCCCGATTTCTCCGGCCGCGCAGCTGCATCGGTTCCCCGTCGTCGAGCAAGACGGGCTCGTTTGGTTGTGGCCGGGAGATCCGGCGAACATGGGCGACATCAAGCCGCCACGCATTCCGGAGCTCGCCGACCCACGCTACGAAGCGGTTATTTCCGATCCGCCTCTGCGCGTTCGCGCGAACTACCGGTTGTTGATCGAGAATCTGCTCGACATCACGCACTTCTTTCCGTTGCATGACGGCAACATCGGTGACCTTGCAAACTCGATGATCCCCGTTGGGCTGGTCGAAGACACCGTCGACGGCAATCCCAAAGTCATGACCACGCGCGAAGCCAAGAACTACACGCTGCCTCCCTACTACCAGCGTTGGTTCGGGCTGGATGTCGTCGATCGCGACCACACGCACGGCATGATGGGCCCGGGTCTCGTGCGCGTGCAACTGCGCGTTGCGCCGCCCGGAAAGCTCGGTACGGACGAAGAGGAAGGCTACATACTGTGCCACACCGACACGCCGATTGACGACGTGAATCTCGAGTGGCACTGGATCATGATTACGAAGGCCGGAAAACGTTTTCCACCGGATCGCTCGATGACGCTCGCGCAAGGAATGGCGTTCGAGTTTCCGGCCGTCGTCGCGCAAGATGAGTGGGCTTTGGCTCGGCAGCAACAGATGCTGGAGTTCTCCGATGGCTTCTCGGATGGGGCAACCTACCGTGAAGTAAACGTCCGCTCGGACGTCGGCGTGGTTCACGCGCGTCGCGTGCTTGCACGGATGGAGAAGGCTGAGGGGAACGACCTCTTCGGCACGCCGGCATCCTCGCTCGAGATGGCCAAGTACGCTACGGACCTAACGCGGGCAAAATAATGAAAGTCGTCGTCGACATGAAGGCGTGCATGAGCAACGCGCTGTGCATGATGGCCGCGCCTGAAGTCTTCGAAGTGCGCGAAGACGGCATGCTCTACATTCTGAACGAAACGCCGCCCGAGGAGCTTCGTGCAAAGGTTGTGGAGGCAGTGCGCCTTTGCCCGACGCAGGCGATAACGATCGAAGGCTAGTGAGTCTCCGATCGGTCGTTATCGTCGGGGCCTCGCTCGCGGGGCTCGCTGCTGCACATCGTTTGCGCGACCTCGCCTTCGACGGAACCATCACGATCGTTGGAGAAGAAGAATCTCCTCCATATCAGCGTCCACCGCTTTCGAAACAATTTCTTACCGGGGACTGGGAGCGGCCGCGACTCGATCTGCGCATTCAACGTCAGGATTTCGATTGGCGGCTCGGCGCGCGCGCCACGGGACTTAACGTCGCCGAGCGGCGCGTCACGCTGGCATCCGGAGAACATGTGCCTTTTGACGGCCTCGTCATCGCAACGGGCGCACGTGCGCGCGCACCCGCCGGCTTCGCCGGGCGCAACGGCGCATACACGCTTCGCACGGTTGAGGACGCATCCGCGATTCGCGACCGCATCGCGCGCGGCGCGCGCAAAGCCGTCGTCGTCGGCGCGGGGTTCATCGGCTGCGAGGTCGCGTCGTCGCTGCGCAAGCTCGGTTGCGATGTGACGGTTGTTGAGATGGATCGGCTTCCGTTGCTGCGCGTGCTGGGCGAACGCTTGGGCGAGGTGTGCCGTACGCTCCACGAAGCACACGGCGTGAAACTCGAACTTGGCATCGGCGTCGACGGTTTCGCCGGTAGCGATGCGATCGAAGGCGTCCGTCTGAGTGACGGTCGCGTCATCGAGGCCGAAATCGTGATTGCCGGCATCGGCGTCACGCCCAACGTCGGTTGGCTCGAAGATAGTGGTCTCGACCTGCAGAACGGCGTCCTTTGCGATGCAACCGGGATGGCGGCGGAAAATATCGTGGCGGCCGGCGACGTCGCGCGTTGGGATCATCCGCGCTACGGTCCGGTTCGGATCGAACATTGGGACAGCGCGATCGGGCAAGGCGAGGCCGCGGCTGCGACGCTCATCTCGGGTCGCGAGCGCGCTGCGGCATTCGACATGACGTCGTTCTTTTGGTCGGATCAATACGAAAACAAGATGCAGCTCGTCGGGATGCCGCAGTCCCCAGACGAGCTACGCGTCGTGGAAGGCGCACTTGACGAGCGCCGTTTCGTTGCCGTCTTTCTGCGCGGCGGTCGAGTCACCGGCGCATTTCTGTACAACAGCATGCACCGCGTCATCGCGTATAAAGCGATGGTCGATTCGAACGCGCACTTGGAGGCAAAAACCGCATGAGCGATCTGCACGCACCGCTGCAGGGGCTGCGCGTGCTGGAATTCGGACACATTGCCGCCGTCCCGTTCTGCGGAATGCTCCTCGCAGATCTCGGCGCCGACGTCGTCAAAGTCGAGCCGCCGCAAGGTGACGGTCTGCGAACCTGGCCGCCTTTCGCCGAAAATGATGGCGAGAGTTACAGCATGAACTTTGCCGCGCTCAACCGCGGCAAGCGCAGCGTCGTTGCCGACCTGAAGAATCCCGGGGACCTCGAACGCATTCGCCGGTTGTGCGCGGTTACGGACGTGATCATCGAAAACTACCGGCCCGGCGTTTTGGATCGGTTAGGCTTGGGGTTCGACGAGGTCGCAAAACTGCAAAGCGAGATCGTCTATTGCTCGATCTCGGGGTACGGGCATCGCGGGCGTTATGCCAAGCGCGGTGCATTCGACGTCGTGATCCAAGGCATGTCGGGTTTGATGAGCGTTACCGGTGATGAAGATGGCGAGGCCGCGAAGGCGGGTGTTCCGGTCGGGGACATGACCGCCGCGCTGTACGCGGCGTATACGATCCTTGCGATGCGCGACGTTGCAAAACGCGAGCATCGTGCCGTTCACTTGGATTGCCCGATGCTGGATTGTTTGCTCGGCATTTCCGGATTGCAGACCAGCGAATATTGGGGCACGGGCATTTCTCCCAAGCGATTGGGCTCGGCCCATCCACGCAATGCACCGTATCAGGGATATCACGCAAGTGATGCGCCGTTCATTATTGCGGCCGGCAACGATTCGCTCTGGGAACAAGTCTGCGAAGCGACCGGGAAACGCGAGCTGCTCGCCGATCCGCGTTTTTCGACAATAAGCGATCGCGCGCGAAATCAAAAAGAGCTAACGCAAATCTTGCAGCCGGTCTTCGTTACGCGCACGTCGGCCGAATGGATCGCCGAGTTCGAGAAGCGCGGTGTGCCGACCGGACCAATCAACTCATTTGCCGAGATTCTGGCAGATCCTGAGCTCGCAAGGAGCGGACTCGTCACCGAATTCGACGTGCCGGTAGCCGGCAGGAGTAAAACGGTCGCGTATCCGGTGCAGATTAATCAGACGCGGCCGCCAATGCCCCACGCACCGCCGCGCCTGGGCGAACACAACGACGAAGTGCAATCCGACTGGCTCACTAGCCGCACCGGTGCCCAAACATGAGCCACGGCGTTAGGATCGCGCACGAGTCTGCGCATCCGGGCGCGGTTCGCATCACGCTTGATGACGTGCAAAACGCGAACGCTCTCTCGCCTGAGCTCGTAGCGCAGCTTGATGAAGCATTGCAAACAGCTTGCGGCGAAACGACACGCGCGATCGTGCTGCAAAGCTCGGGGACCCGCTTCTGCGCGGGGTTCGGTCTTGCCGATATCGATCAGGTCGACGATGCGACGCTGGCTGCGCGCTTCGTTTCCATTGAGACGATGCTCGAACGAATTCGCCGCGCGCCGGCACTGACGATAGCGCTCGTCAATGGAGTCGCAATGGGCGCGGGCGCGGATCTCGTTGCGGCATGCGATTATCGTATCGGGACGGAGCGCGCTCGCCTCGGATTCCCAGGCTCGCGATTCGGCGTCATCTTGGGGACGCGTCATCTTAGCGGCTTGATCGGCGGACAGCAAGCGCGCGAAACGTTGATCGAGGGAAAAATCCTCGATGCGCACGCCGCGCGTGCAAACGGTCTGCTCAGCGAGCTGTGCGAGCCGGAACGTCTCGAGGCTCGCCTCGATGAGATTCTTGCGAAGGCTTTGGAATTTGACGCCGAGACGTTGCGAACGATCCTTCGCCTGACGCGTCAGTCCGCATCGGGCACAGATATGGAAGAGCTGCAGCGCGCGACGGCGCGTAAGGGTCTCGCGGAGCGCATGCGTGCGCATACGCGTAAGGTTTTGCCAGCAAAAGCAAAGGAGAGTTGAGGATGGCGCAATCGACCACGTCCGCTGCCAAAACGCTTGCCGTCCTGGAATGCATCGGTCTTTCCGGCAGCCGAAGCCTGTCCGAAATCGCCGCGGAGATGAAGCTTCCGAAATCGACCTTGCTGCGGCTCATCGGGATTCTGGTTTCCAAAGGCTTCGTTCGCCGCACGGCGCACGGCGAATATGCGCTGGGTCTGAAGATGTGGCGCATCGGCTGCAATGCCGTGAATTCCGAAACCGTGCGCGATGAGGTGATACCGATCTTGCGCGATCTCGTCGAGCGGACCGGCGAGACGGCGCACTATGCCGTCTACGAAGACGGCTACTCGGTGTATGTCGAGAAAGTCGATGGACTACACCCGATTCGCTCGTACACGTCCGTCGGTGGGCGCTCGCCTGCCTATGCGACCGCAACGGGGAAAGCGCTCCTTGCGTGGCGTCCCGAGAACGAGATCGTGACGGTCGCCGAAAGCGGGAAACGTTTTACCGCGAGCACGCTCGTCGGCGTGAAAAAGATCGTTGCGCACATGGCCGAGATTCGTCGCATCGGGCACGCCGTCAATCGGGGCGAGTGGCGCGAATCGGTCTGGGGAATCGGCGCCCCGGTTTTCGATCGCTACGGCAAGGTGATCGCCGCGGTCGGCATTTCAGGTCCCGGCGATCGCGTCGAGCCGAGCATCACAAAATTTGCAGAACATGTCTGCTCTGCGGCACACGACATCTCACGCCGGCACGGCGCGTTCGAACGAGTCTCTTAAGGCGCCTCTTTCGAAGACGTGGGTCCGAGGCGCCATTCGTAAGCGGCATATGCGTGCACGCTCTCGGGTGCAAGTGCGCGGCCAAACGACCACAGCCACGCGTGATACTTTCCGATATCGGAAATCATGCCGACGCCGATGTCCGTGTAACCGGGTAAGGTGATGCCTTGCGGCGTTTGGCGATAGAATTCCACGCCGACGTTCGTCGCGCCGACGTCACGCGTGATCGCGATGCCCTCGTGCCAGGACAAGTCGCCGCCGGCCTCACGATCGAGCTGTAACCCTCCACCGCCGAAGATCGTCCACTTGCCCCACGTTTTTTGCCCCCAAACAGGTAAAAACAACGTGCCGTGTCCTTCGCCTAGACCCGTCGCCGCATTACCGGTTGCAACCGTTACGGAGGGATAGAACGAAATTTGCGGCCGTCCAAGCGTCTCCGGGACGAAACGATACTTCAGTCCGATCTCGAGATCGCCGATTCCATTGCCGGCTGAAGAGCTTGACGACGGGATCGATACCGAAAACTGCGTGTTAGGCAGCACTCCGTAATTGAATTCGAGCGTCGCCGCACTCGCCGCAATGTTTTCTAAGATCCGATGATAGTCACCGTAGAGATAGATTTCGTAGTTTCGGTAATCCGTCGGCTCAGGATCGTCGGTCTCGTACGGTGGACCCGCATACGCGAACGCGTGAAGCGACAGAAACGCGCACATTGCGAAAAAGAAGATTCTGAGATGATGGCGGCGCCGGGACATTAGTGCTCCTTAGGCTTGGGTTCGGCCCACCTGACGGGTTGCGTTCACGAACAAGATGATGATCGCTCCGAGGATCAAGAGTGTAGAACCAACCATGAAGCCTGCGCGCCACGAGCCTGTACGATCGACGAGGATTCCGAAAACCAGAGGCGACAGGATGCCCGCGACACCAAACCCAGTGTTCATGAAACCCGAGACGGTTCCGGCAAAGTTCCGTCCACCCAAGTCCATCGCGACGGCCCAACAATTGGATACCGCGCATTCGAGCATAAACATCGCGAGAGCAAACAGGATGATCGCGAGAGCGACGTTGCCGGCGAAGAGCGCCGGGACGATGAACACGACCGTGCCGATGAAAGACACGGCAATCAGCGTGCGGCGCGCAAGGTTGAGGCTTCCGGTGCGCTTGTAGATCTCATCGGAGAGCCAACCGCCGACCAGATCGCCGGGGACTCCGCCTGCAAGCGGTACCGTTACTGCGAGCGCAAGTGCTCCGAATGCAAGGTGACGCGCCTCCGTCAGATACGTCGGCAGCCACGTGATGTAGATCCAAAATGTGTAGCCGTACGCGAAATATGCGAGCGTCAAGAGCCAGATATCGGGGCTGGCAAAAATCTGACCCCACGGAACAGCTCGCTGTTGCGGCGCCTCAGGCGTCGTCGATGCCGCGCCTCGGATGTACGCGAGCTCTTCCGGGTTGACCCTAGGCACGTCTGACGGTGAGTTGCGGTACATGACGTAAAAAGCGATAGCCCATGCGAGCCCAAGTACTCCGAGGATGAAGAAGACGTATCGCCAGTTGCCGGTCCACACGACGATCGCAACGACGATCATCGCCGATACTGCGCCGCCGCTGCGCGAGCAGGCATGCAATATCCCTTGCAGCGAGCCGCGCATTTCCTTGGGAAACCATGCCGATAGCGCGCGCGTCGAGACCGGGAAACCGCCCGCTTCGCCAAACCCGAACAACAGACGCGCAATGAACAACGTCAGGAAGCTAGTCGCAGCACCGGTGGCAGCGGTGAACACCGACCACAGCGCCATGAGAAACGTCAGCACGCTGCGCGGACCGAAACGGTCGCCGAGCGTACCGCCGACGATTTGCAGCAGCGCGTAGGTCGTCGCAAAGGCCGAGAAGATCAAACCCATCGTCGCTTTGTTGAAGTGAAACTCTTTGATCATCGCAGGAGCGGTGACAGAGATTGCCGTGCGATCCAGAT
Above is a genomic segment from Candidatus Baltobacteraceae bacterium containing:
- a CDS encoding CaiB/BaiF CoA-transferase family protein translates to MSDLHAPLQGLRVLEFGHIAAVPFCGMLLADLGADVVKVEPPQGDGLRTWPPFAENDGESYSMNFAALNRGKRSVVADLKNPGDLERIRRLCAVTDVIIENYRPGVLDRLGLGFDEVAKLQSEIVYCSISGYGHRGRYAKRGAFDVVIQGMSGLMSVTGDEDGEAAKAGVPVGDMTAALYAAYTILAMRDVAKREHRAVHLDCPMLDCLLGISGLQTSEYWGTGISPKRLGSAHPRNAPYQGYHASDAPFIIAAGNDSLWEQVCEATGKRELLADPRFSTISDRARNQKELTQILQPVFVTRTSAEWIAEFEKRGVPTGPINSFAEILADPELARSGLVTEFDVPVAGRSKTVAYPVQINQTRPPMPHAPPRLGEHNDEVQSDWLTSRTGAQT
- a CDS encoding enoyl-CoA hydratase/isomerase family protein, translating into MSHGVRIAHESAHPGAVRITLDDVQNANALSPELVAQLDEALQTACGETTRAIVLQSSGTRFCAGFGLADIDQVDDATLAARFVSIETMLERIRRAPALTIALVNGVAMGAGADLVAACDYRIGTERARLGFPGSRFGVILGTRHLSGLIGGQQARETLIEGKILDAHAARANGLLSELCEPERLEARLDEILAKALEFDAETLRTILRLTRQSASGTDMEELQRATARKGLAERMRAHTRKVLPAKAKES
- a CDS encoding IclR family transcriptional regulator; translated protein: MAQSTTSAAKTLAVLECIGLSGSRSLSEIAAEMKLPKSTLLRLIGILVSKGFVRRTAHGEYALGLKMWRIGCNAVNSETVRDEVIPILRDLVERTGETAHYAVYEDGYSVYVEKVDGLHPIRSYTSVGGRSPAYATATGKALLAWRPENEIVTVAESGKRFTASTLVGVKKIVAHMAEIRRIGHAVNRGEWRESVWGIGAPVFDRYGKVIAAVGISGPGDRVEPSITKFAEHVCSAAHDISRRHGAFERVS
- a CDS encoding MFS transporter, producing the protein MSVQQTMAPATRAVGASHVRYAILTLICILYFLSYLDRTAISVTAPAMIKEFHFNKATMGLIFSAFATTYALLQIVGGTLGDRFGPRSVLTFLMALWSVFTAATGAATSFLTLFIARLLFGFGEAGGFPVSTRALSAWFPKEMRGSLQGILHACSRSGGAVSAMIVVAIVVWTGNWRYVFFILGVLGLAWAIAFYVMYRNSPSDVPRVNPEELAYIRGAASTTPEAPQQRAVPWGQIFASPDIWLLTLAYFAYGYTFWIYITWLPTYLTEARHLAFGALALAVTVPLAGGVPGDLVGGWLSDEIYKRTGSLNLARRTLIAVSFIGTVVFIVPALFAGNVALAIILFALAMFMLECAVSNCWAVAMDLGGRNFAGTVSGFMNTGFGVAGILSPLVFGILVDRTGSWRAGFMVGSTLLILGAIIILFVNATRQVGRTQA